From a single Patescibacteria group bacterium genomic region:
- a CDS encoding homoserine O-succinyltransferase, which produces MEHLGHPEYPAERLVYEYQRDVKKGREDVEVPKNLDIENPLNRWWGHCLDFFAQWIKQTH; this is translated from the coding sequence ATTGAGCATCTCGGGCATCCGGAATATCCAGCGGAAAGGCTTGTATATGAGTATCAGAGAGATGTAAAAAAAGGAAGAGAAGATGTTGAGGTTCCGAAGAATCTGGATATTGAGAATCCGCTGAATAGATGGTGGGGGCATTGCCTCGATTTCTTCGCGCAATGGATTAAGCAGACCCATTAA